ACAGACAACCTCCGGTGCACTTCTTCAGCTTGCAAATGGAAGCACAGCATTTGCAATGACATGACGCCGTGATAAGCCGCTACTCAAACGGCCGTGTGCCGTCAAGCAGCGCCGGGAATTTTATTCCCTGCGAGACCGGGACAGGGATCCTGCACAGGGCAACCATGCATGCCCGTGCTACTTGCTCCCGAGCCACTTGTCGAAGAAATACCAGAAGGACACGAGCACCGCGACGAGAAACACGATCTTTGCGATGTTCAGGATGAAATGGCCCTCCCCCTCCTTCTGTTCCTCATGACCTGATGGCGCGTTCTTCTTCTCCACAGTACCTCCCTGCATCACTTCAGAATTCAGACTCCCGGATGTGCTGCCAGTCAGTTTCATAGCATTTTTCAGTGTCCATCAGCGTCAAATATCTCCGCCGCGAGCAAACCCTGTCCTCGAATTCCGCGCAGGGAAATATCAGGGCAGATCTGTGTCAAGCCCCTGAAGGCATCGCAGGCTCTCACCGCTGTCCTGCTCCCTGTCTCGGAACCAGCGTGATCGCCCCGGGAACACACGCCCTCCTGCACAGGCCGCAGCCGAAGCACTTCTGGGGATCGATATGGGCGTGGGACGCACCGGCATGGTTATGGCTGGATATGGCCCGGAAATGGCACTCACTGTCGCACAAGCCGCAGCCGGTGCAAAGCGCGTCTTCCACCCGTGCGACCTGCTCAGCCCGCTCCATGGTCTCGACCGTGGTCCGCGACAGGGTCAGCATGGCGAGGCAGTCCTCGGGCCGGCAATTGCAGATCGCGCCGATGAAGGGGGTCATCATGGTCCAGATCGTATGGACCCTTCCCTGCTCTTCCATTTCCCGCATCTGCGCAACGGCAGCGTCCGGCGTGAGCGATTCCAGGCCTTCATCGGAGGCCTTGCCGAAGTACCCCATGTCGATCGATCGGTACCAGGCCTCGGGACCGTAGCTCACCGCGTAACAGCAGCGTTCTTCCTTTTTCCCGATGTTCCACCGGCACGCGCAGGGCATGCGCACAACGGTCCTGGCACTGTTGACCACCTCGTCGATCTCCTCGATGGGCAGCACCTGGCCGAAATGCTCGGCCTTTGCCTTTTCGACCATGGCCTTCGCCACCGCGCGCGGGAGCTTGCCCTTCTTGCGGTAGATCGTCTCGAGCCTTCCCAGGGTCTGAAAGCCTTCGCCGAACGCCGTGGTGAGGAAGTTCTCGATGTAGCGCCGCCGGTTGAGGTCCGACAGGAGATCCTGGGCGTAGTTCGCCGCGTTCTTGTACCAGATCTTTCCTTCGCCGTGCTTCGTACAGAATTCACACATAAGAGAGTTCCCTCATAATCAACCTTCTCACCGTGAATACGCATGCCTTTGGGGCCATCGGGAACAGGCTGCGTCTCGCATGCAAGTTACTCGACACTGACGGACACTGATGCAATCATCATAAAACGTCATGATTCTTCCCGGATCGAGGTCAATGCACATCCCTGCCCGGAAGCTCCCGCTTCCGGGAGACCAAGATCCTTTCCCCTGGCTGGTACGGCGAGCATAATACAGAGAGGCGGAAAATGCAAGAAATACGACGGATATCCCTGAGCGGGCGGAGCGGTGCGCCCTTCACGTATGAGCGCGAGCGGATGACCCAGCGCGGTGCATCATTAACTCTCATTCGGGATTATGTCGAAACCCCGAGGGGAAGACTCGGGAACGTCTTCAATCGATCACCACGTCCGTAACTGTTCCGGCTATGCTGTCGATCTTCTGGATCTTCGCAATAAGCACGTCGCCGAGAGCCTTCGCGTCTGCCGCCTCAACAAAGGCGATCACGTCATGCGGCCCGGTTACGACTGCCGCGGATTTCACGCCCTTGATCTTCCGGGCAGCCGCCGCGACATCGCGCGATGCGCCCGGATACGCCTCGATAAGCACATAAGCCTTTACTGCCATGGAAGCCACCTCCTTGCGAATACTATCCACTCTGGTGTTCTCTTGGGAACAGTTCAAGGATAGCACCGCCCGTTGAAGCACGTCAAGAAATGAGCCCGATAGCCGCTCCGGATGAGACCTTAGTAACAGCGATGTCAGCAGGGTTGTCAGGCAGAATCGGAAAGGGATGAAAGCCGCACCAGGGGAAAAATCGGGCCGGCATGCAATGCATGCCGGCCCAGGTTGCCGCTCTCCATATGAGGGAGGATGGAGACTTTTTGTGAATGCTCAGTTGTTCCCTATCTGCGTGTCTTCGTTATGCTGAAGTCAGGATAGGCCGTAACCGCGACCTCGCTCTGGTCCAGGCCCTCGAACTCCACTTCTTCCGATACCCGCATCGGGATGATCCTGTCCAGCAACTTGAAGAACAGGTACATCACGGAAAAAACGAATACGAAGTTCACCACGACACCGATGATCTGCGCCACGAGTTGCGTTCCGCCTCCGTACAACAGCCCTCTGACCATACCAGAAACATTGTTCAAGCCGTTTCCATAAGTACCGTCGGCAAAAAGCCCGAGGCTGATCATTCCCCAGGCGCCGCAAATGCCGTGGACCGATATGGCGCCGACCGGATCGTCCACCTTCAGCTTCCGTTCAACAAAGAAAACACTTGCGCAGCAAAGCACGCCGGCGGCAAACCCTATCATGATCGCTCCTAAGGGACTCACGAATGCGCAGGGCCCCGAGATGGCAACGAGCCCGCCGAGGAGCCCGTTCGCGATCAGCGAAAGATCGGGTTTCCCGTACATGAACCACACGTAGCACATGGCCGCGACAGCCGCAGCCACGCCCGCAAGCATGGTATTTCCCGCGATGACGCCGAGCCGGAGACCGCCGTCAGCCATGGCCGGGCCTGCATTGAACCCGAACCACCCGAAGAAAAGTATCAAACACCCTACAACAGCCATCGGGATATGATGACCGGGAATGGCAACAGGAGTTCCGTTGGCCCGGTATTTCCCCATGCGGGGACCGAGCACCATCGCACCCGCGAGCCCGGCAACGCCGCCGACCATGTGAACAACCGATGAACCGGCAAAGTCGAGGACCCCGTGTCCGAGACCGAAGTTCCTGCCGAGCTGAGCGAGCCATCCCCCGCTCCACACCCAGTTTGCGTACAAGGGATACACGAACATGGCGATGAAGAAACCGTACGCCACGAAGGACTTGAACGTCCAGCGCTCCGCCATCGCGCCGGTCGGTATGGTCGCCGCGATGTTCAGGTAGACCACCTGGGACAGGAAGAGCACGATGATCGAGGCATCTGACGCCACGTTGGTCAGAAAAAATCCTGAGCCGCCGGTTCGGACCGCATGGCCGCATATCCAGTACCCGAGCACGCCGAAAACGAAGACCATCATGTTCATCGCCATGGAATGGCCCGCGTTCTTCGCTCTCGTGAACCCCGTCTCCATCATGGCAAAACCGGCCTGCATGAAAATGACGAGAAACGCACAGATCAGCGTCCCCATGACGACAAGTATTGAGCTGTTCATAATTTGTCCTTCATAGCTGCATCATGTCCCCGAACTGGATGATCATCCCGCCGCACACGATTACGGCCAATCCCACCCATGTGGCAGGCGGTATCTCTTCCTTGAACACGAACCGTCCGAACAAGATGCTGATGAGCGCAAAGACCGCGACATACACGCCGAGTAATTTTGAAAAATCCCATTTCACCATGTTGACCACCACGCCGTAGCAGCCCAGCATGGCAAAGCCGATCAATATGATGACGAGGCCGCTCCCGCGAAGCCCCTTGCGAACCACTGCGTCGCCGCCGACCTCGAGAATTGCCGCACCGATAAAAATGAGCCACGCAAGATATGTCATCTGTAATTTTCCGAAGTCCGGAATCCTTTCTTCTTTCGTTTATCTCTATTATATCTTTTTCGAGAGAGCATTTCATCGTCCCGGCGACCTTTACCCGCCGGCGGAACGAATCACCTTATAGTGCGGCCATGCCGGTTTCGTTGGTCCGTATCCTTATAGCGTCGGCCATGTCGTGTACGAATATCTTTCCGTCTCCCACCTCGCCGGTCAACGCGGCTTCACGGACTGCCTTGACGATCCTGTCCGTGTCTTCGTCTTTTACGACCACTTCCACTCGCGCTTTGGCCACCAGATTCACTTTATACGATACGCCGCGATACTTCGTTATGAGCCCTTTTTGGCGTCCATGGCCTTTAATTTCAGAGATCGTAACGCCGGGATGGCCCACTTTGTCCAAAGCGGCGCAGACCTCTGAAACCTTGGCCGGACGTATAATCGCTTCAATCCTTTTCATAGGAATCTCCTTTTCTTTCGATATCAAATGCCTCGAACATTACGTCCCTTCCCTTTGACAGGCACATCTCTGACCATTACTTCGATCTTCACCTTGCCATTGTTAAAGCAAAGCCCGTGCCACGCTCGAGTGGAATGATAAAGGAACAAAATGCCCTATTTTATTGCTCAAACTTGCACAATCAGCATGCTGCAGAGCGTTCTCTTGTCTCATGATAGATGAAATTGTAGGCCTATGATCAATAAATGGGCATCCAGACGAAGACCGGGGCAACCCTTTCCAGATGACGAAATCGCGGACACAAGCCCGGATCATGCCGGCTCGTGTGCCTGTACTCCCCGATAGTCGGTTGATTACAGGGTCTCCTGGAGGGTTTAATTCTTTTTTAATTTTTCGCGCTGTTGACAATTTTTTAGAATAAGCATAGATTTCTTTTTGAGATGTGCAGCGGTCGCAGTCTGTAAAAAATGCCGTTTTCATCCCTGCGATCTTTCACTTTGTCAATATGGACACCTCGCAGAAATTAACTGCCTTTCAAGTATTCAAAATATTCTTGAGGCTCGGCTTGACGTCGTTTGGCGGACCGGTAGCGCATCTCGGATACTTTCGAAACGAATTTGTCGCTCGACGCAAAACTTTGAGCGAGGAGGCGTATGCCGATCTCGTCGCCCTGTGCCAGTTTCTTCCCGGTCCGGCCAGCAGCCAGGTCGGCATCTCAATCGGAATGTCTCAGGCGGGTATCCGCGGCGCTTTGGCGGCATGGGCCGGGTTCACCCTGCCATCGGCCTTGGCGCTGATCCTGTTCGGGTATGGCGTTAACACCTTGCAGAGCGCCGTGGTCCACGCCGGCTGGCTCCATGGGTTGAAGGTTGTCGCCGTAGCGGTAGTGGCCCTGGCGATCCGGGGAATGGCAAAGGCATTGGCTCCCGACCGGCCCCGCGGCACAATGGCCGTACTTTCCACGGTGCTTGTGCTTGTCTGGCCAAGCGCCTGGGGACAGATAATCGCGATTCTCGTCGGCGGGCTGTTCGGGCTGATTATTTTGAAGTCAGACATTGTGCCGGGCCATTCAACCCTGCACATCCCGATCAATCGTGCCACGGCAATTTTCTGTATCGGCCTGTTTGCCGTATTGCTCTTCGGTATTCCCATTCTTGCGGGATACGTTCACGGTCATACGATAGCGCTCATTGACAGCTTCTACAGAACAGGCTCTC
The Nitrospirota bacterium genome window above contains:
- a CDS encoding 4Fe-4S dicluster domain-containing protein, whose amino-acid sequence is MCEFCTKHGEGKIWYKNAANYAQDLLSDLNRRRYIENFLTTAFGEGFQTLGRLETIYRKKGKLPRAVAKAMVEKAKAEHFGQVLPIEEIDEVVNSARTVVRMPCACRWNIGKKEERCCYAVSYGPEAWYRSIDMGYFGKASDEGLESLTPDAAVAQMREMEEQGRVHTIWTMMTPFIGAICNCRPEDCLAMLTLSRTTVETMERAEQVARVEDALCTGCGLCDSECHFRAISSHNHAGASHAHIDPQKCFGCGLCRRACVPGAITLVPRQGAGQR
- the amt gene encoding ammonium transporter, translating into MNSSILVVMGTLICAFLVIFMQAGFAMMETGFTRAKNAGHSMAMNMMVFVFGVLGYWICGHAVRTGGSGFFLTNVASDASIIVLFLSQVVYLNIAATIPTGAMAERWTFKSFVAYGFFIAMFVYPLYANWVWSGGWLAQLGRNFGLGHGVLDFAGSSVVHMVGGVAGLAGAMVLGPRMGKYRANGTPVAIPGHHIPMAVVGCLILFFGWFGFNAGPAMADGGLRLGVIAGNTMLAGVAAAVAAMCYVWFMYGKPDLSLIANGLLGGLVAISGPCAFVSPLGAIMIGFAAGVLCCASVFFVERKLKVDDPVGAISVHGICGAWGMISLGLFADGTYGNGLNNVSGMVRGLLYGGGTQLVAQIIGVVVNFVFVFSVMYLFFKLLDRIIPMRVSEEVEFEGLDQSEVAVTAYPDFSITKTRR
- the chrA gene encoding chromate efflux transporter — protein: MDTSQKLTAFQVFKIFLRLGLTSFGGPVAHLGYFRNEFVARRKTLSEEAYADLVALCQFLPGPASSQVGISIGMSQAGIRGALAAWAGFTLPSALALILFGYGVNTLQSAVVHAGWLHGLKVVAVAVVALAIRGMAKALAPDRPRGTMAVLSTVLVLVWPSAWGQIIAILVGGLFGLIILKSDIVPGHSTLHIPINRATAIFCIGLFAVLLFGIPILAGYVHGHTIALIDSFYRTGSLVFGGGHVVLPLLQTAVVSPGWVSKDLFLAGYGAAQAVPGPLFTFSAYLGTVMQPSPSGWVGGAICLTVIYVPSFLLLMGILPFWETLRKEKAVRCALMGVNAAVVGLLLAAFYDPVWTSGILSAHDFILGLIAFCLLSLWKTPPWVVVTITALGGMLAAML
- a CDS encoding Lrp/AsnC ligand binding domain-containing protein codes for the protein MAVKAYVLIEAYPGASRDVAAAARKIKGVKSAAVVTGPHDVIAFVEAADAKALGDVLIAKIQKIDSIAGTVTDVVID
- a CDS encoding P-II family nitrogen regulator, whose translation is MKRIEAIIRPAKVSEVCAALDKVGHPGVTISEIKGHGRQKGLITKYRGVSYKVNLVAKARVEVVVKDEDTDRIVKAVREAALTGEVGDGKIFVHDMADAIRIRTNETGMAAL